Sequence from the Macadamia integrifolia cultivar HAES 741 unplaced genomic scaffold, SCU_Mint_v3 scaffold837, whole genome shotgun sequence genome:
GAGTCCTATTTGATTTGTTTGGGGTGTAATACATTGGCAGTAGTTTCCTTGTGTAATCTACTTCTACAATAGCTGTATTAGTAGATTTATTAGAAGGTTTAATCACTACAAGGAGGATTAAATGGGAGTAAATCATTACAGAAGTTGAAAAGGACAAAATATTGAATTGAAAAAATGTAGCTTTCTTCTTTATTACTGTGAACCTGTCAAGGGTCAAATTTTAGCTAAGATATCAAATTTCAACATCCACTgcatttttttctcaataaacCAAATGATTAGGAACTCAAAAATTTAAGACCTCTACTTTGTTGAGCACATGTAATACCTCCACTTTGATGAAAACATAAACAAAAGTACAGGGTAGTAGTACAATAAATATCAAGAAAGTTGGATAATGCAACATGCCACCTGCTAAAAAAAGTTAAACACTAGCTAATTGGTTAAATTTCATAGAAGAAAATAGTTTCTATATATAGTAACAGAAACACTATTTCAACAACTACAAATGGATCACAAAGTGGTTACAAGCAAATTGATGAATATGTATGCGTATTTGAATGCATTTACTATTTCATAGAaaacaaataattcaatttaaagTTCATAGATTTACCTCTATGTAGTTTAAAACAGCAGTTTtgatcatctcatcttcttctctcgaGAACCGCTTGCCTTGCGCCAAATCCCTTTTTTGATCTTCCTCCACTAAATCAGTGGCATCAGGTGAAGGGAAGACCTCTACATGACCTGAAAACCGTACTCTCTTTGACGGCTCCAAAATCTTAGAATTTTGGGAATGATCGCCACCTTTAGATGTCCTTTTCCTTCTTAGATCACCCTTATCAGCCTTTTCTACTAAAACAACTTTGACTGACTCGGCCTTCTTCCTGTTCTGGTCATTATTTTTATTCACCTCCACAGAAAATGCCTCCTTATTACACACCTTCTGCTTCTTAGTATGTGAAACCGCATTACCTTGACTCTTCGTACTACCTTCTCCGACATATTCCTTTATCTTCCAAATTTTCTCTACCAATTGCAGTACCTCTCTCGTCCTCAATAAGAACTTCATCAGAGCTTTTCATTTTCAAAGACTTAATGCCACCATCATCCTTGCCCATTTTGtcatatttcttcttctgcttcttcttcttcttcttcttatccctCTGTTGACCCCTTTCAATTTCTGCGCTGTCAGAACTCTCTTCTTTGCCAGCACTTTTCAGTCAACAGTTTGCATTATCTTTTTGCATTTTTCCATCGTTAACCAACgtggaaataatttttttctttatccttgttccttttattctttttcctcttcctgcTCTCAATTTTTATTAATCCCGAGTTTGTCGCATTAACTGACACACCTTCATTCGGAGGCTCCTTAGTTTTAACATCATAAGCCATATCATCGCAGCACTTACCATCATTTTCCATCTTGTTTCCCCTCAACTTGATATTCTTTGTGggcttcaactcaatatcatcCCCCTAACAACCCATTTTCTTCTCGGGCTCCATTTttcgcttcttcttcttcttcccctccccctccccctccccctcctcctcctcctcctcctcctcctcctccttattCTTGTCCCCAACATAATCGTTGTCACCTACAGGCACTTCTTTGACGAGATTACTAATGTCTACTTCAATGGagtccttctccttctccttacTGCTTGTTACTGCCGATAATCTGTATGAGATTGAGCGCcgatcctacacaagcacagaaggcagaggtccGGATGTGGCTCGGGGATTAGTCCTCTGACTCCCAAGTTAGAGACTTGTAGAACAACgttttcacaggagtaatggtgtgagcgTATTGACTTACCCGTCCTGTCTTTTAGGATTCTTTCTTATAGGATTACCCATTTTCTGAGTCCTACTGGGATACGTCTTCCTACCTTCGTGGAGAATATTCCCTATCCAGATATCTCCTCCTCCTCACGTAGTTAGAGTCCTCGCGGCCTCTATCAGTTGAGGGGGACTCCAGTCTCCCCCtccttctgatcttcggagtgaTGGTCATAGTGGGTATCCCTCGGTTGAGCGCCACGTGTCCTTTCCTTGGATGCCACGTGTTCTTGCTTCACTTGGTGACTAATTTGAGCAtatcagtagcccccttactcccactaggagACCCTTTTAGTGGGAATAACCGCGTCTtccctccttttccttctcttttacaTGCTCCTTCGGCCTTCGTCCTATCCAAGAcaaagaccttcga
This genomic interval carries:
- the LOC122070155 gene encoding uncharacterized protein LOC122070155, producing MKFLLRTREVLQLVEKIWKIKEYVGEGSTKSQGNAVSHTKKQKVCNKEAFSVEVNKNNDQNRKKAESVKVVLVEKADKGDLRRKRTSKGGDHSQNSKILEPSKRVRFSGHVEVFPSPDATDLVEEDQKRDLAQGKRFSREEDEMIKTAVLNYIEEHGLGEDGVNRILHCKSEPGLHGCWKEIAAA